A stretch of the uncultured Desulfobacter sp. genome encodes the following:
- a CDS encoding HAD-IA family hydrolase, with the protein MDTSGIKAVVFDCDGVMFDTAQANRKFYNEILKCFNKPPLDDEQFQNIHMMTVTTAVEYLFPEMDDHRPVYEMIKSIGYASVIPFMLMEPGLLELLDNLKQAGLVRGVATNRTNTMGKVLIEHKLKKAFDIVVTASDVANPKPFPDQLEKIMDAFALLPRQIVFIGDSIYDQKAAESAGTWFIAFKQPGLQAHAHAVSMAEVGELLKLSKYNS; encoded by the coding sequence ATGGATACATCAGGAATTAAGGCTGTTGTGTTTGACTGCGACGGTGTCATGTTTGATACGGCCCAGGCCAATCGGAAATTTTATAATGAAATCCTGAAATGTTTTAATAAACCGCCCCTTGACGATGAGCAGTTTCAAAACATTCATATGATGACGGTAACCACTGCCGTTGAATATCTTTTTCCTGAAATGGATGACCACCGGCCTGTCTACGAGATGATTAAAAGCATCGGCTATGCATCCGTGATTCCTTTTATGCTGATGGAACCGGGCCTGCTTGAGTTGCTTGATAACTTAAAGCAGGCAGGGCTTGTGCGTGGTGTGGCCACGAACCGAACAAATACTATGGGGAAGGTGCTTATAGAACATAAGCTGAAAAAAGCATTTGATATTGTTGTCACAGCATCTGATGTGGCCAATCCCAAACCCTTCCCTGATCAGCTTGAAAAAATTATGGACGCCTTTGCGCTGCTGCCCCGGCAGATTGTGTTCATCGGGGATTCCATATACGACCAAAAGGCGGCTGAATCGGCCGGGACCTGGTTCATTGCATTTAAACAGCCTGGGCTGCAAGCCCACGCCCATGCAGTATCCATGGCTGAGGTGGGAGAACTGTTAAAGTTAAGCAAATATAATTCTTGA